From a single Bradyrhizobium sediminis genomic region:
- a CDS encoding enoyl-CoA hydratase family protein: MSTPANPVTLPLAQYSPKHFLLAVTDGVATVTLNRPERKNPLTFESYRELTDFFRACAMDDEVKTIVVTGAGGNFSSGGDVFEIIGPLVKMDTKGLTAFTRMTGDLVKAMRACPQPVVAAVEGICAGAGAIIAMASDIRLAAIGAKVAFLFNKVGLAGCDMGACAILPRIIGQSRASELLYTGRFMTAEEGERWGFFSRIVAPEQVLSQAQLLARQIAEGPTFGNTMTKRMLAMEWAMSVEEAIEAEAVAQALCMTTADFARAFEAFSNKVKPVFQGN, translated from the coding sequence ATGAGCACCCCGGCCAATCCCGTCACGCTGCCACTGGCGCAGTATTCGCCCAAACATTTCCTGCTGGCGGTGACGGACGGCGTCGCGACAGTGACGCTGAACCGGCCCGAGCGCAAGAATCCGCTGACGTTCGAGAGCTATCGCGAGCTGACGGATTTCTTCCGCGCCTGTGCGATGGACGATGAAGTGAAGACCATCGTCGTGACCGGCGCCGGCGGCAATTTTTCCTCGGGCGGCGACGTGTTCGAGATCATCGGTCCGCTGGTCAAGATGGACACCAAGGGCTTGACCGCCTTCACCCGCATGACCGGCGATCTCGTCAAGGCGATGCGGGCCTGTCCGCAGCCGGTCGTCGCCGCGGTCGAGGGCATCTGCGCCGGCGCCGGCGCGATCATCGCGATGGCCTCCGACATCCGCCTCGCAGCCATCGGCGCCAAGGTCGCGTTCCTGTTCAACAAGGTGGGGCTCGCCGGCTGCGACATGGGCGCCTGCGCGATCCTGCCGCGCATCATCGGACAGTCGCGGGCCTCGGAGCTGCTCTATACCGGCCGCTTCATGACCGCGGAGGAGGGCGAGCGTTGGGGTTTCTTCAGCCGTATCGTTGCGCCGGAACAGGTGCTGTCGCAGGCGCAATTGCTGGCAAGGCAGATCGCGGAGGGCCCGACTTTCGGCAACACCATGACCAAGCGCATGCTGGCGATGGAATGGGCGATGTCGGTGGAGGAGGCGATCGAGGCGGAGGCGGTGGCACAGGCGCTGTGCATGACCACGGCGGATTTCGCCCGGGCCTTCGAGGCGTTCTCGAACAAGGTGAAGCCGGTATTCCAGGGCAATTGA
- a CDS encoding SDR family NAD(P)-dependent oxidoreductase, which yields MSGLPQSSHALVTGGGRGIGREIASALVRAGATVTVLGRNRAVLDEAIAAGAAHFADVADVADQAAVGAAIAQAASRQPIDILIANAGRAESAPFGKSDAALFRRMMDVNFMGVVHTVQAALPSMKGRSYGRIVAVASTAGLKGYAYVSAYSAAKHAVVGLVRSLALELANTGVTVNAVCPGFTDTDLVAGSIDNIMQKTGRSREQAIAELARHNPQGRLVTPAEVADAVVWLCGEGASAVTGQAIAVAGGEI from the coding sequence ATGTCCGGACTGCCGCAATCCTCGCATGCGCTGGTTACCGGTGGCGGGCGAGGTATCGGTCGCGAGATCGCCTCCGCGCTGGTGCGAGCCGGGGCAACCGTCACGGTACTCGGCCGCAATCGCGCTGTTCTGGATGAGGCCATTGCCGCCGGCGCTGCACATTTTGCAGACGTCGCCGATGTCGCGGATCAGGCGGCTGTCGGCGCCGCGATTGCGCAAGCTGCCAGTCGCCAGCCGATCGATATCCTGATTGCCAACGCCGGCAGGGCCGAATCCGCGCCGTTCGGAAAGTCCGATGCGGCGCTGTTTCGGCGGATGATGGACGTCAATTTCATGGGCGTGGTTCACACCGTTCAGGCTGCGTTGCCTTCGATGAAGGGCCGCAGCTATGGCCGGATCGTTGCCGTCGCCTCGACCGCCGGTCTGAAGGGATACGCCTATGTCAGCGCCTACAGCGCCGCAAAGCATGCAGTGGTCGGGCTGGTGCGCTCGCTGGCGCTGGAGCTGGCCAATACCGGTGTGACCGTCAATGCGGTTTGCCCCGGCTTCACCGACACCGATCTCGTCGCCGGCAGCATCGACAACATCATGCAGAAGACCGGCCGCAGCCGCGAGCAGGCAATCGCCGAACTGGCCAGGCACAATCCGCAGGGCCGCCTCGTCACCCCTGCGGAAGTCGCCGACGCCGTGGTTTGGCTGTGCGGCGAGGGAGCAAGCGCCGTTACCGGACAGGCGATTGCGGTGGCCGGCGGAGAGATTTGA
- a CDS encoding alpha/beta fold hydrolase, translating to MKTSDGRFGYEAAGDPARTSLVFLHGIGGAARAWRGQLNFFGDRYRAMAWDMPGYGGSAPLPAVSIAALADALADFLRQVGAKKPILVGHSIGGMIVQELLVKEPGIAGAVVLAQTSPAFGKPDGDWQKSFLEARLGPLDRGETMVSLAPTLVKELVGDDPDETGMKLARDCMASVPEATYRATMLALMGFDQRAALKNIAVPTLVLSGSRDKNAPAPMMAKMATYIPSAKYVELEGVGHLVNLERPGAFNAALDRFLKAHVAATQVTA from the coding sequence ATGAAAACCAGCGACGGCCGCTTCGGCTATGAGGCCGCGGGCGATCCCGCCCGAACTTCGCTGGTGTTTCTGCATGGAATCGGCGGCGCGGCGCGGGCGTGGCGGGGCCAGCTGAATTTTTTCGGCGATCGTTATCGCGCCATGGCCTGGGACATGCCCGGCTATGGCGGCTCGGCGCCGCTTCCGGCCGTCAGCATCGCCGCACTCGCGGACGCCTTGGCCGATTTCCTGCGGCAGGTCGGCGCTAAAAAGCCGATCCTGGTCGGGCATTCGATCGGCGGCATGATCGTTCAAGAATTGCTGGTGAAAGAGCCCGGCATCGCCGGCGCTGTGGTCCTTGCGCAGACCAGCCCGGCGTTCGGAAAACCCGATGGCGACTGGCAGAAATCGTTCCTGGAGGCGCGGCTCGGCCCGCTCGACCGCGGTGAAACCATGGTTTCGCTGGCGCCGACCCTGGTGAAGGAATTAGTCGGCGACGATCCCGACGAGACCGGCATGAAGCTCGCCCGCGACTGCATGGCCTCCGTTCCCGAGGCCACCTACCGCGCCACCATGCTGGCGCTGATGGGGTTCGACCAGCGCGCCGCGCTCAAGAATATCGCGGTGCCGACGCTGGTGCTGTCGGGCTCCAGGGACAAGAATGCGCCGGCGCCGATGATGGCGAAGATGGCGACCTATATTCCGTCGGCAAAATACGTCGAGCTCGAAGGCGTCGGGCACCTCGTCAATCTGGAGCGCCCCGGCGCCTTCAATGCCGCGCTGGATCGATTCCTGAAGGCCCATGTGGCAGCAACCCAAGTGACGGCATGA